The Ignavibacteriota bacterium region ATTTCGTTGAGTCAATCGTCATTTGTCGTCGGACATTTGGGCGGTGGAATTTCCATCGCTCCCGTTCGCAACGGAAAAATTGTTGATGTCAATGATGCATCGAGCGACGGACCGTTTTCCCCGGAACGGACGGGCGGGCTTCCGCTTCAGCCGTTCATTTCACTTTTGTACTCAGAGAAATTCACTGAACAGGAACTCCGGCAACTTGTGATGGGAAAAGGTGGATTGGTTTCGTATCTTGGGACGAACTCAGTCGTTGAAGCGGAACAGCGAGCGAACGCCGGTGATGCTACTGCAAGAGAAGCATTGCAGGCGATGGCGTATCAAATAGCAAAAGAAATCGGCGCTATGGCAACAGTGTTAAACGGCAATCTCGATGCAATCATTCTGACGGGCGGGATTGCAACTTCTGAATTAGTGACTTCATGGATTGTAGAACGGGTGAAATTTATTGCTCCTGTTCTCATCTTCCCGGGTGAAGATGAAATGGTATCACTTGCGCTTGGTGCGTTCCGGGTTCTGCGCGGTGAAGAACAACTAAAGGAATACTAATGCTCCATAATTTCAATGAATTGCTTGAACATGCATTAACAATTACCGGCAAACGTGTCGTCGTAGTTTTTCCGAACAACGAAGAAACGTTTTCTGCCATAGAAGATGCGTGCAAACTCAACCTGACGGAATTTCTTCTTGTCGGTGATGAAGCAGTTATCCGTAAATATATTCCCGGTACGCTGCACACGGGAATCAAGATTGTTCATCAACCGACAGTAATGAAGGCGTTACTCCGTTCGATTGAACTTGTAAAAGAAGGGAATGCCGATATTCTCATGAAAGGCGGTGTTGATACCTCAACGATGATGAAGGAAGTGTTGGGCGAGAGCGCCGGAATGAGAACGGGCAGACTTCTTTCCGATATTTTCATCGTAGAGTTTTCACAACGGCGACCGAATCAACTCCTTATGATAACCGATGGTGGAATAACCCTTGCACCGGATTTGAAAAACAAAATCGAATTGATTCGTAATGCTGTTGAGGTTGCCCATGCACTCGGAAATAGTGTTCCGAAAGTTGCCATACTTTCTGCAACAGAATTTGTTTTGCCGAATCTCCAATCAACACTCGATGCCGCTGCACTTTCGAAGATGAACGAACGGGGACAAATCAAAGGATGTATTGTGGACGGACCGTTTGCGTTGGATAATGCACTCTCCGAAGAAGCGGCGGCAGAGAAGCGTCTCAGTTCACCCGTTGCAGGGAAGGCGGAAATTCTCATTGCCGACAATATTGAAGTTGCAAACAGCCTTGCAAAAAGTACAACGTACTTTGCCGGGCTCCGCCTTGCGCATGTCATCATAGGCGCAAACGTCCCGATTCTCATTCCTTCACGAGCAGATAAGAGCGATGCGAAATTGCTCTCCATCGCGCTTGGTGTGTTGATGAGCGATTATTACTCGAACACATAACCTTGCAAAGGTTTCCCCTTTTTGAGGGACTTTCCGTTTTATTAGGTTTTTGATTTTCTATATTGTAAACCTTCCATGCCTGCGCAGGCAGGCGCAAGGTTATTTGCAGGTAAGGTTGCATTGATTGCCTAAACCTGCTATATTCAGGCAATCAACTCTCTCACTCTCGCGGGCAATGATCAGGCTCGCCGGTTCTTATCTCAACGTTAACACGTGAAACCGTAGTGTCCGATAGCATGGCGTTGCCATTCGCATCGGACAAAAGTAATAGACATTTTCCGTCAAGAATATTTTTTAATCACTAATGAAGGAGTATTGTTATGACTGCAACTGCTGTTATTAATCATCGCGAATTATATCGTTTGCCATGGACTCTTCCCGATAATGCCATCTCGTGGTTAGAGCCAACCTCTGCGTGCAATCTCGCCTGCGACGGATGCTACCGGGAGAACGTGAAGGACAGCCACAAGCCGCTCGATGTTGTTAAACAGGAATTGGAACTGTTTCAACGTATGCGAAATGCGGACGGAATTTCCATTGCCGGCGGCGACCCGCTCATGCACCCGCATATCGTTGATATCGTACGAACTGTTTCGGAGATGGGACTCAAACCAATTATCAACACGAACGGCAACGTGTTGACGAAAGAGTTACTCCAAGATTTGAAACGAGCCGGAGTCTATGGCTTCACGTTTCACGTGGATAGCAAACAAGGACGACCGAAATGGAAAAACAAAAATGAAGTTGAACTGAACGAACTGCGCTTGCAGTATGCAGAAATGCTTGCTGAAGTCGGCGGAATTTCCTGCGCGTTCAACTCGACTGTGTATGAAGACACGCTCGAATATGTCCCCGAACTTGTGGATTGGGCGGCGAAACATATTGATATTGTGCAAGTGATGGTGTTTATTCTCTACCGTGCCGCCGTACCGAATCTTCCGTTCGATTGGTACGCAGGTGGAAAAAAGATTGACATGGGTCCGCTTGTCTATTCATACATTGAGCAGAAGAAAGTGGATTTGAAAGCGCCGGAAATTGTTGGTAAAATCCGCGAACGGTTTCCTGAGTTCACTCCATGTGCATATCTCAACGGAACCGAGAAAGCGGATTCGTTCAAGTGGTTGCTTTCGGGAAGAATTGGAACGAGAGAGGACATTTTCGGTTACGTCGGTCCGAAGTTCCTCGAAATCATGCAGACGTTTCATCATCTCTTCAAAGGGAGATACCTTGCGTACGCGAAGCCGCAATTGACACGGCTTGGGAAATCTATGCTTCTCCTTTCTCCGCTTGATAAAAAACTCAGGAAGGTTGCAAAGAACTACCTCGGTTCTGTGTTTGCCAATCCGTTCAGCATCTTCAAACGGTTGCATTACCAATCGGTGATGATTATTCAGCCGGTAGATTTTATGCCGGGCGGTGGACAAAATAT contains the following coding sequences:
- the buk gene encoding butyrate kinase, whose amino-acid sequence is MSSTHSVLIINPGSTSTKVAIVEDERLIESETFRHSAEQLQQFSHVWEQFEFRLETCKQWTAEHVQACSAVVAIGGLLRPLQGGVYRVNQKMLDDARSNFQGEHASNLGCALAFEIAKQYNIPAFVVDPVSVDEFEPLAYYSGHARIKRRSLSHALNIHAAARRASEQLNISLSQSSFVVGHLGGGISIAPVRNGKIVDVNDASSDGPFSPERTGGLPLQPFISLLYSEKFTEQELRQLVMGKGGLVSYLGTNSVVEAEQRANAGDATAREALQAMAYQIAKEIGAMATVLNGNLDAIILTGGIATSELVTSWIVERVKFIAPVLIFPGEDEMVSLALGAFRVLRGEEQLKEY
- a CDS encoding bifunctional enoyl-CoA hydratase/phosphate acetyltransferase, with product MLHNFNELLEHALTITGKRVVVVFPNNEETFSAIEDACKLNLTEFLLVGDEAVIRKYIPGTLHTGIKIVHQPTVMKALLRSIELVKEGNADILMKGGVDTSTMMKEVLGESAGMRTGRLLSDIFIVEFSQRRPNQLLMITDGGITLAPDLKNKIELIRNAVEVAHALGNSVPKVAILSATEFVLPNLQSTLDAAALSKMNERGQIKGCIVDGPFALDNALSEEAAAEKRLSSPVAGKAEILIADNIEVANSLAKSTTYFAGLRLAHVIIGANVPILIPSRADKSDAKLLSIALGVLMSDYYSNT
- a CDS encoding radical SAM protein, which translates into the protein MTATAVINHRELYRLPWTLPDNAISWLEPTSACNLACDGCYRENVKDSHKPLDVVKQELELFQRMRNADGISIAGGDPLMHPHIVDIVRTVSEMGLKPIINTNGNVLTKELLQDLKRAGVYGFTFHVDSKQGRPKWKNKNEVELNELRLQYAEMLAEVGGISCAFNSTVYEDTLEYVPELVDWAAKHIDIVQVMVFILYRAAVPNLPFDWYAGGKKIDMGPLVYSYIEQKKVDLKAPEIVGKIRERFPEFTPCAYLNGTEKADSFKWLLSGRIGTREDIFGYVGPKFLEIMQTFHHLFKGRYLAYAKPQLTRLGKSMLLLSPLDKKLRKVAKNYLGSVFANPFSIFKRLHYQSVMIIQPVDFMPGGGQNMCDGCPDITIYNGELVWSCRMEELKHFGCWVRTVPKDGEMMQTV